One Magnolia sinica isolate HGM2019 chromosome 2, MsV1, whole genome shotgun sequence genomic window, agatccaaatctcaagtggaccatactataagaaacagttgTGGTTGAAcgcccccaccattaaaaactttctaaggcccaccttaatatttctataatgtttatttgccaagcACCCAGTTGAAAAAGATTACAAAACGCtggatgaagggggaaaacaGTTATCACTTTGATCAAAAACATTTTATGTCccacgataagtttttaatggtcaatcaccgctgtttcctatggtttggtctacttaagatttgtatttgcttcatttttaagttcaCACCTTGAAATGACCTAGAAAAAGGTACGGACAgtatggatgtaaaataaatacataaaggtaggccccacggccgcacctaatccgctcacaCCCTTTTTCTGCATCTCAGCAATTTTTAACAGTTGAATTAGTTTGACCGAACATGCATCACTCATGATCGTTTTGCCTCCGTCCATATTCACGATCCAGCGAGTATCGTTATCCTtaattttatcaatcatttacatTTTTAGAGGTTGAATCTCATCCTTTGACTATCGCCCGATCATCTTAAGTAATATTGTGCAAGTGGCTGAATAAGTGACCGATCTTATTAGAATTCAGTTATATACGGTTGATTTTCGACATATCTGCATATCTTAGCACTTAGGGTTGTAAGctatttggtttgaattgagctacAAATTTAATTCTAGTATGCACACACTAATCACGTTATCAAGATTGAAATAACATCCACATCTCTTGGCACGCCTAATGAGACCATCGCTTTGATTTACTTACTAATGTGACATTACGATTTGATAAATCGAAAATATAAATGAAAGAAGCAATCAAATTGCTAAGGCCGAACTCTCAACACCAACTGTACCACATTCGACCAAGGGTGTGCCGGTTCAAGCCACCCCTAACTCATTAAATCTAAACAATAGTCCAACACTTAGTCCCGTGAACCAGGAGGGGGCATTGATCTCTAAAACCACATCTCTTAAGGAGATAGCGGTCGAACCAGGATGTGCAAATGAGCATTTAGCACATTCAAGAAAATGAGAGAGCTAAGGATGAGTTGATATATGCTTAAGACAAACAATTCCATGTTCAAATTGGGATTATAAATCAATAGATAGCTAACCAGAGCAAGACCACCGTTGGGCgtgaacaccgaactgatttgtCCATGGATgggtgatctgaaccgtttatctGATAGGCTACAGCATGCATAGACCacggttcaaaaaaaaaaaaaaaaaaacactccgagacacatacatcacggtaggccccacagggtTTACTCGGCAAGCTATCCATGTCCCTTGACTGAATGCACAGGTTTTATCTTCCGTTGACACGGCACTGATATATAGCATCCGAGCTGtccacaaggtgggtcccatcaaaaAGGTCGCCTGGGATCAAATCCAGGATGGTCCATCCATCTGTCGCCCTACTGTGGTTAAGTTAATTTACAGCCGACGGTCTGACCGGAtattcatgtgaggcccacctgatgaatggactgttCCAGTTTCTGCTGCTGATGATCTTCATGGTACGTTCCAGCCTTTCCACGGCTCCGATGTTCCGATGAAAGTACCCATAAGCAGAGTTTAAGAAAACAAAAAGATTATTCGAGTCAAAACACGATTCGTTGACTTGATAGATTGGGAATGCGTACACGAGAAACACAAAGCATTCGGCAATTTATTTAATCAAACATTCCCTCTCTATAGGTGGGTCACGTGAtctataggtgggccacgtgacGAGTGGACCGCAAAGGCACGTTCCCATAGACGCGGATGGCCTGTTGCAGGAACCTCCTGCGGGATtcagattcggtagtgaccctccTGTGATGGAAaagctatgggtcccaccatgatgttcaccatctatctatttttacaaTCTCATGAGCCTAAAGAAGAAGTAGATCCAattttcaagtagaccacaccactgaaaatagtggtgactgaacgcccaccattaaaaagttccaaggactattataatgtttatttgccatccaacctgttgatcagaTAGAAGAGACGTgggtgaagagaaaacataaatatcggcttgatccaaaacttctgtggctctcggtagtatttaacagtaggtgttcaatcgccaccgtttcctatagtgtggtccacctgagacttggatctgcctatccgcctatctcaaaaaatgaactgaaaaaaatggatggacacgcATCATTGTGTTTCACGGCACCGACCAGGCTCACTGTCAATCGAGAGTCCCCTCATAAGACAGTAATCTAGGTGGGCCCTCTGTGATGTTTGTtatagatccaccccatccatctgttttgccatgtCATGTGAGGAAATAGCttgaaatgaagtagatccaaaactcaagtgagccacacgatcAGAAACAGTAACGATTGAACGTAGAtgtgaggccacataagttttggatcatgataaTATTTTTCTGTTTTGAACAGTATGGATGATATATAAATATCACGGTAGACCtcatggaggtttcaacggtagtcatttacatatccactttttcctgtcatgcggcccacttgagttttgaatctgcctcaatttttaagtcatgtcctaacatgggccaacaaaatggatgaatgggatggatttctaacaaacatcatgtgggccgcacctTGCTTCTTATTGCAGGAAGAAGCTGTTGCAGGCAATCTGCAACCAATTTGATGAACGTGTTAGAAAACtaatacacaacggaggatataAGAAAACGATCAAATCTATcgagttcaaggctcgacttgaatagttaatttctcaagacagatttgctgccctttttctgaaaattccagcaagtgcaaacgaaagAAATCTGCAAATTATCTTCAtaatacaatgaactctcaatccaattttcaacacgaaaatttgcacatttaagtgttgataGATCTCtaattttgacaccgatatgcctttagacgttcagaaaaaactcagtaagagattagatcgagagtaattgcacagaagatgatataatgttaagaattaagagttggtacttctggattatagtatccaggatttatatcaattgaaaggtcaTGGATTTTTTCCTGAAGAGTtgctaaagagcctcttcaagaaatccatgcccattcacagcaaataattgtctttccatgaaagaacatgactctatgtcatatggcagttatttctgtacccattcagacaggagcagtaATCCAataggaaaaactgtatccacataagcgacacatggcataggtgccacatgtacaatcatgtcacaattactctcaattagcaaaaaaaaaaaagaggtaataaaacatcagggtattATGGCCCAAAAAAAATTGAACCGTGTGCAAAAAAAATTAAGGCTCTTAttgctccttgcgacgatgcgaagtgctaagtgcgcctaataaagtgcccaagcagccctacagcccagGCCACGCGCGCGTGCGCGAACGGTGCGaattgaggagatttgaaccctagttgcataagcaaaaatccattctcttaccgactggctatacacactatttatgaaaagtttaaataattaatatatttatttactttctaaaaataacttttatttttgaaatttattttttattctaaaaaacacaaccgAACGGATGTAAATCTAGTATAGATGGAGCATATGGGCATGAAGAGAGTCCATGGGGTAGGCTAGATCATCAAATGAAGCCGCAAATCAGACCTGTAGGATAACCCAATATCCGTGTGTTTCAAAATATTCCCACtcgatggacggtcctgatatcAGCACGATAAAattctcagatggcccacacttCATAACGGATTGCCTGTtacgtgggacacaccatgatgttcgtgagaaaccCATCCCCATTCTTCCCCGTGGTGCGGTCCTCCTGAGTCGTGGCTCTAATCTCGAGCGAGGGAACTAACTTACCTCTCCGTCTAAGGGAGTTCCTGCAAAAGACTGGACTGTAGTGGGTTTCTCAATGTTTGTGGAGTGTCGTTGTTGTTGGGATCAGGGTTGTATACTAGCCAAGCTAGTTTGAAGAGCTCACTTGGCTTGGCTTGAtctaacttgacttgactcaactcgacttgatctACGACTTGAGGCAAGCTAAGTTTCATGTGACCCAACtcattttgaaaacaagccaactTCAAACATGGTAGAGCTTGACTTGACTCCGCTTGAACCCGACTTGGCTAGAAGCCcgagcttggctcgactcgaatatatattatattatattatatatattattatatttttaaaaaaaattaaaacctaaaccatatcctacccattcatccatttcttaTCATTTCCCTTCCTTATTTAACTCGTTGTGTTcgagcacctctctctctctctctctctctctctctctctctctcttgagtttgactCAGCGTCTGCTCAACTTGTCGTAGCCATATGGCCTGCACTTGCCCGaactctctcccctctctctttctctctcagcaCCAACAATAAGATAACTTCTATGACtctatctaatatatatataattgaatatttgatttaagGGTTGGGACAATTGAATTGGGTTGTTGGGTTGAGTCAGGTGTGGGTTGGGTACTGAGTTGGGCTAGGTTGAGAGCAGACTCAACTCGATGTAAGCTCACCTCAAttcgatccactagctcgccttgAGCCTGACTCAAAAGGTTTAGCAAACaaaccaagctccaatggtaagttCAATGCCTAGCTTGAGCTTAAACTTGAGGAGAGcacggacaagccaagccaatcTTGACCCACCTCCACTCACTCGGCCCAATGTACAGCCTACGTGTAGCTTCGTGaacaatgtgatgtttgtgagaaatccacgtccctatgtggcatatgcaatctggtagggcccaaatatcactCCAAAACCGTTGTTGTTGAGAATTCTAGCCCAAAACAACCAATGTACGACCACTCACATACGTGGacagtccatcaagtgggtcctaactAAACAGACCAGGGATGAAATATCCCAGCTGTCAGAAATCTCATCAAGACGATGGATGGGACGTGAAAAGTGGGCGCGGAGGTGGGCCAATGTATGTGACttttgtccacaccatccatccgtttagaCAGCTCCGATTAGTGCACGAtcctgaaaatgaagaagatccagatcttaggtgggccacaccacaggaaactatgGTGTCctgcatccaaactgttgataaggtcagaaagacctggatgaaggtaccacacaaatataagcttgatccaaaacttttgtggcccacaggaagtttttaatggtcaaatcaCCTCTGTTTCCCGCTTGTGGTACCCACtacgatttggatctgcttcatttttaggatcatgccctcgAAAGAGATCTCAAACGGATGTAAGACGTGGATGTAAGGCAGATACAATAGATGGGACCCATAGTCTccgaaacggatcggctactcaccctggtgctctgtggggcctaccatgatgtgtgtttcatccatgccatccactcattcttccaaatcattttatgttatgatcccataaatgaggttgatccaaatctcaagtggaccgcacgctgttgattaaatgcccaccattaaaaactttttgagggccacaaaagccTTGGATCGAGGTAATATATAATTTTTCccttctttatgacctaatcaaccggttagatgttgaatcatcattacagtagggcctaggaggtttttaatggtgtacattcaatcacaactgttttcccattgtgtagtccacctgagatttagatctaccgcATTCTTGGGAtaaaaccttaaaattatctttcaaatggatggacggcctgcataaaacacatatatcatggtgggtgcactagccacccctggacggtggcaGTGTCACTGGCGAAACCGCCTCCGTGAAAAGCAACGTTCAGGATTGGCAGATTGGAGCCGTCTCTGAACTTTGCTATATGCATCGTACGACATTAGTACAGGATGAACGTGTCAGAATCTGCCACGCTTACAGATTCCCTCGTCACGAGGGAATGATCACACAAGCTCTAGCTACGTGGGACCAACCCGTGATGCGTACGtgtaatccaaaccgtgcatctggcgCACCTCCTGATGTCCACCGTACAGACCAAGAATTTCCCACGTCAAAAACTTAGTTGTAACACGGCAGAGGGAGAAACGTGCAGTCACGAAGTAAAACCGGAAGCGGATTTACTGCACAAGGATGTTAGGTAGGCCACCACGATGTTTtatagaaatccaccccgtccatccgttttcctagCTCATTgtaggacatgtgaccaaaaacgAGTTGGATGCACCATTGAAACATTGTTATGGCCGTGAAAGTTTTGTCTCcggccttctttttttttgtgtgtgttttcacttcatcccagtggagtGACCTTATagagggtttggatggcatataacatgaaggtggagcctaggaaggtttcaactgtaggcatttctTTGCCAAAATTTTCTCTGGCTTTGAATACACCTATTTgtagggaagcggattagctactgagtaGCCATACTTGCTccacgtcactaagttctgtagtGGACCGTCCAcctagagagatcattttagggcattatccaatgaatgaggcagatccgaatctgtggtggaccccaccacagaaaacagtggggagggtaatgcccaccgttgaaacctttctaaggtcgaCCATGATGTTAATTGAGATCAAACTGTTCTTTGTCAATGCGGGAAAACATTCGGAAAGCGGATgccttacaccagctatatagctgtatGTGGATCTGATGATGAGGCCCGTGTTATATCGAAATcataaccgtccattcatttggcgtcttaaggcttgagagtaaaaattaagacagatctaactatcaagtggaagacactgcaaaaagcagtgggtgagagtaaaaataagacagatctagctatcaagtggaagacactgcaaaaagcagtgggtcagagtaaaaataagacagatctaactatcaagtggaagacactgcaaaaagcagtgggtgattgaacgcctaccattgaaaccctttttgaggttacagaagttttggatcaatatgaaatttgtttttcctctccattcAGGTCCTCCTGACcttatagatggattggatggaaaataaagattatAGTGAgccctacgaattatttaacggtgaaaatcattactccactgctatttgtagtgtggtctagatggtctttggatattattcagtttgtggataatgctctaacatggttattaaaaatagatgaacggtgtagatataataaatacatcaccgtgaggCTGATGTAACTTCGATCTCCTTGGAACCGTTGGGCTAATGTAACTtcgatctcttttgaaccgtcttttgaaccgttcgtacaagttggagctcgaggagcgtcagtgcttgtcTTTGAGAGATACGTACCTacagctgatgtgtggtacaggGAAAtggattggatactccccctgacaccagccaatggctggtggtcggtgctctgtgggccccaccatgatgtatgtgtttcatccatgctgtccatctattttcacagataattttacagtatgagaccaaaaatgagatatatcttaatctcaagtgtaccacatgataggaaagagtgttgaatgtgCATCAATTAAAAACACTTGGGTGGCcaaaaaagtttcggatcaatcagatttttgttttttcccttcacctgggcctgtatgacctaatcaacagattgatgtcaaataaacagtacagcaggccttaggaggattttaataggtggatatccaatcactattgttttcatgtggtgtggaccacctgagatttatataactctaaattttgggataaagccctaaaatgatccttaaaaatgaatgaacggaatagatgaaacacatacatcatggtggggcccacagagcaccgactatcagccacggggctggtggcagggtgagtagccaatccgtttccgtggtacagcagccaatccgcttttttgccttttttttaaTTAGGGCCTTACCCTTGATTAGAGGGGGCCCTTCCAtggacgtcactctccccacttttttctgtggtggggtccactcgggcattggatcttactcattttttgtttcatgcccCAATACGATCTTtccgaatggatggacagtgtggatataaaacatacatgatATACGGTCTTtccgaatggatggacagtgtggatataaaacatacacgatgatgggctcacagaacttggtgacgtcacttcggtagcgagtctcgctactcaacctgtcagtagctaatccgcgtacaCTTTCTGTGGCATGTCGTAAAATgagcggagtggatttctcacaaacttcgcggtgggccccacccagcatccttacgGGAACTTTCTccgcagtaaatccgcgtccacTAAAACCTATGCATTCACATGGCGGTGCCcatttggtgtgacccacatgcGTGGGGATGCATGTGACCGTTCCCTGTATCATTTCCCCACACGCGTAATATTCCAagatgaccaaaatgcccttccTTCCATTTCCAAAAATTTACAGTCTTTCCGAAAAgggaaaatttatatatataaaccgAGGATTCAATTGGTAAAATTGAGTTTGATTTTCAGGAAAATTTCAACCAATCCATCCTAGCCGTTCATGTAATCATATGATCACGCAATCGCGACACATCCGACGGCCGAAGAGGCTTCAATAGGAACTCTTCCGCTCCTTCCTCCAAGCATCTGTCAACAGGGACTTAATACGTTAGAAAGAAAGCTTAAAGTCGTAAAACTTTCATGACGAAATTATCCCTAATCTTTAGAGGAATTACCTGCTGATTCTATTTGGGACATTTTCGGAAGACATGATAACGACGGGGATTTCTCTGAGCGTCGACGactcctacaaaatttaggaaaATAACAATAATTAAAACCAATAATCTCATGATAATACAATATTTATTAATTAagtaggaaaataaaaataattaaaactaataaTCTCATGCTAATacaatattaattaattaattgagATTTCTTTTTCCTACCTTCACTCTCTTAAGAAGATCGAATCCCGTCATCTCTGGCATGCAGTAGTCGGTGATTATCATATTCACCTTCGGTTTCTGTGGAAATTACCAAAAAGAACcattttcaatttcattgaaaTGATGGAAGAAAGGAGCTGATGATTAGAGCCCAGTTTTTGATACATACACCACAACATGGATAgctgagaggaaaagaaaggggTTTGCATGAGAAAGTATGGGTGTAAATATCCTTTCCCAGACCTTCAAATTACATTATTGCCACTGAAATTAACAGAAGAAAAAGTTGATATTTACATCCCATTTTtggaccccaaaaaaaaaaaaaaaaaacccgattCTATCTACCGTGTGGgggttaaatattttcaaataaagcCCAAAAAGATATGTATTTTCGTATTTTCCCAATAAGAAAAgccttttttttcttccaaatacCAAAATCCATCAAACATTCAGGAAAAATACAGAAAACCCATTTCAGACAATACATAAAATTAAGAAAACAAAGAtgaatattataaaataaaagcAGTCTTTCTTACAAAGAACAAAATCCATTActgacaaaaaaattaaaaatacagaAAACCCATTTCGGAAAACACATAAAAttaagaaaacaaaagacagaaatataaaaatatatatataaataaaataaaaataaaaattaccttGGAAGAGACTTCATTGCCCCAACCCAACAACTCCAATGCTCTTTTCCCGCTATCCACGGTCGTCACTGCACCAAAAAATATTACAAAAGAACCCCTGCTTTCAGGAAAAATTTACAAAAGGAGGGACCCCAACAATGAAAAATGGCATTTTGGTAAATATAAACTGCAGCCTACCTCTATAAGCAGAGCTCTTGAGCAATCTTTCAATCAACTTCCGGTCGAGCAAGCCGTCATCCACAGCCAATACATGGAGTTCTGACCCACAAGCCGTTTCTCCGGCAGCCGAAGACCTGCGAGATGAGGCGGCAGTTGACATTTCCGACGAGGAGAGAAGATGAGAGCCCGAAATGGAAATGAGTTTGGTTAGAGCGTATCTGCCTGGTTTTAAAAGGAGAcggtggtgagagagagagagagagagagagaatctgagAAGAGAAGAGCTCAAGAACCAAGGAAAAGATATTAGGACGATACTGGCAACAGATATTTCGGCTGTGGGCAATCTCCGGATTCCGGCAGAAGATGTAAAATACGAGATCTTATCGACCCAACTCCTCTATCTATACGAGGGAGGGAAACGGATGAATGAAAGTCAACGGTTTGACTGACGGAAATGAAGCAACGTCAGGAAAGAGAAATAAAGAGTCATTATTTCAGGAGATACGGTGATGCGAATGCGATACCGTAAGATGTAGACATCCTCACTGCTCGCGTGTCGGGTTTTCTTTTCGGCTTTTTCACGATATCTTTCTTCTCGGACGCCCTGGCGGGTTTTCGGACCGAGGCATGGGGGCCACCGTgacgggttttatccacaccgtccatccatctttgcGTATCATTTTAGCATAGGGGCCAAAATGAGATGGATCAAAATATAAGATGGACCACACGGCAATaaatattggtgattgaacgcctgccattaaaaacttcctggtcaTAAGGTTTTGGATCGAaggtgatatttttgttttttatttatttataatttaatcaataagttagatggcaaataaacatttaagTAGGCTCCAGAGAAGATTTTAATAATAGGTATTTACTCATCAATCCTGTGCGTGGTTAAGAAGATTTTATCACTCTCTACTCCTATGTGTGGTTTGATCCATGCTAAGacatggatttgactcatttttttgactcatattttaaaataataattcaaaatgtACTGAGCACCgagtaaaacacatgcatcaatatggGATCACATAGCACCATACAATAGTCCTGTGGTCACTCGCAATGCCATTACACAATCACCATCCTAGTACAAGAGGCTCCATTAGCTAATAACTTTCTACTTACATGTAAAATGTTTTATGCAATCCCATGAAAATCATAATAAATCTTTTGCCACGGTTAAATTGCAATGATTATGTTCtggttggaaagataatttaataaACTTTTAAATGACTTTTAAATTATCTCATTTGAACATCATTTAAAtattcaaaagtgggcccaaagttcataTTGGTGTTTAGTCGCATTCACTCTCATTTCTAATGTTACGTGATTCCATGAAAATAATCATAATTTCCTCATTACAAGTTAGATCAAAGCGATCTTGAACTTATtataaagataatttgataaatttTCAAATAACTTTGAAATCATATCATTTGAACATTAATTGATTATTCAAAAATGAAACCAAAGTTCTTGATGACATTTGGTCATGTTCGCTCTCATTTCTAATATCGTGCGATCTCACAAAAATATTCAATTCCCTCATTACAAGTCAGATCCAAATGATCTTGTGATTGTTGGAAAGAAAATTCGAAAAACTTACAAATGACTTCAGAATTATCTCATTTGAATATTATTTAACTATTTAAAAACGGGCCCAAAGTCCTTAATAACACTCATTCATGCTCACTTTCGTTTTCAACATTGCGTAATTTAATAAAAACAACTATAACTCCTTTGTTAAAGGTTAGATTGGGGTAATCTTATACTCGATCGAAAGATAATTCGTTGAACTTTCAAATGGTTTTAGAATTTTCTTGTTTGTGTTGGGATTTAtattgcggaatcacacagatctaaatctaggataacaatccaatgacaccaagcaatcacaagagaacacaaagatttaacgtggaaaaccttttCGAAAAAAAACTACAGCATAAagcgacaaaattccactatgaaagcataaattacaaagagagaggatttACCTAatttgaacaacctcaaatctcacccttgctacactctttagaaaccttaaaacccttttaggaacccttggaatccctttagaaagccttagaatgccctaaaataactctagggacccctatttatagtttaggaaattcCACTTGCGCACCTCtttaaaaccgtctcaaatttatgcagtccacgcataatctgcgtaaccttcaactggtcgagccaaggcttcgactggtcaagtagaccctcgaccggtcaagcggactctcgactggtcgagtaagctcctcgactggtcgagcaacgcgGAATAGCGAAAAACAtagtcgctggacttcgagtcgagcgggcctctaccagtcgagtggaccctcgactggttgagccaggCCCTCGATCGGTTGACCAGcgcggaaaaaagaaaaatataaaagagTGAAGACATCTTTTGACAACAATCTTTACCATGTCTTCATTCTTCAATCGTATAGTTTTTTAACCTCTtatcttatctctgcatcacattatagcttctcgtgtacactctgtccttctttttCGCCATTGTTAagtccagagaagttgcacagaacttgaacttctctgtaggaacgttCTATGTGAGCATATCTGCCGGATCAGAATCCACGTGACCAACCACCTTTACTcccgtcttctcaaaaggaaaaacGTAGTCTTCCTACCATCttaccgctacccaatattgcttaccGAGGTATTTGCTCATAATACTGATAGCCTATGAAATGACCAGTCTAATCCAAACTatggcatgcactgccaaccacattcgaataaggctcataagATATATCATGTTTTTTCTCATATATTTTGGAACTTGTCCTgagaaaaacttgaggagagacgtgtaaggaacgctctccggctttgtTTGGTCCACCACATCCTaaatcaatacctacccaaggtattctacctgagataactaaagtctactcctctttcagtcttaatgccaagaaccatctttatagccccccgatccttcatcctgaatgtcccacttagcCGAGGCTTCAGTACCTTGATTTCAgatatgtcataattggcgatctacatgtcatcagcatataattcctaactcaccatgaaggaatcaaacgttataccattgcctaggcgacaggtcataccacgacctcctgcaaactctttgtctcaacccctttaacttcaaactgctctggttgcttcatgtagatttgcttttctaatttttcaTACAGAAGTGCAGATTCTATatcatccttccagctcaagatcgcatTGGCCAACTAGTGTcaatcacgaatctaatagacacctattATATCGTCGATGCGAATATTTCTAAGAAGCCAATCCGTTTTCTCtcagcataacccttcactaccaacatCGCCCTGTATCTATACtttatcctcctgaagatccacctgcatccaaccgcttccTGGCTCACTAGAAGCTTCACTAGCTTTCATATGTCGATCTGGTACAATGAGTCAATCAcctcgcccatagtcacctttcacttttcAGTACCAGACTCACCTAGAGCTGTCTGAATAGAAGACGAATCCCCTACGACATTGGAGTCGTCCATATACCTCACCGATATCTTGTGATTatgttgtgtgattcttctcataggtggctgctccacctactctgtatccctgtccgcaCGTCA contains:
- the LOC131228260 gene encoding two-component response regulator ORR3-like, producing MSTAASSRRSSAAGETACGSELHVLAVDDGLLDRKLIERLLKSSAYRVTTVDSGKRALELLGWGNEVSSKKPKVNMIITDYCMPEMTGFDLLKRVKESSTLREIPVVIMSSENVPNRISRCLEEGAEEFLLKPLRPSDVSRLRDHMIT